From the Pseudorasbora parva isolate DD20220531a chromosome 2, ASM2467924v1, whole genome shotgun sequence genome, the window CAGGGTCAAACAGCTAGCTTCCCTCACTGGAGGCCTACAGCTCCTGAAATAAACAACAATTGATCAACACACAGAATTCCTAATTTGCATTGGATCAAGTTCAAACCATAGATGATGAATATGGACGAGTCGCTGGCCACGATGGTTCAAATGACGATAGAACCTGTTAGGTTCCAACCAAACGCTCATGAACCTTTCACAATGACAAAtcttgagaaaagaacaaaagcaaaaatgaaaatataaaacagagcaaaaacaaTCAGAGTTTAAATCAAGTCACAAATTAATCAAGaagaaaacattaaataaattaaagaatACTCAAATCAGTACATTTAAACTGAAAAAGTAGTCTTCAATGTTGTATACGGAGTAACTTATTCGCCCTGCAGTCCACAGTGACGAGATGCTTGAGCGTGTTGTATATGGAGTAACTTATTCGCCCTGCGGTCCACAGTGACGAGATGCTTGAGTGTGTTGTATACGGAGTAACTTATTCGCTCTGCGGTCCACAGTGACGAGATGCTTGAGTGTGTTGTATAAGGAGTAACTTATTCGCCCTGCGGTCCACAGTGACGAGATGCTTGAGCGTGTTGTATACGGAGTAACTTATTCGCCCTGCGGTCCACAGTGACGAGATGCTTGAGTGTGTTGTATAAGGAGTAACTTATTCGCCCTGCGGTCCACAGTGACGAGATGCTTGAGCGTGTTGTATAAGGAGTAACTTATTCGCCCTGCGGTCCACAGTGATGAGATGCTTGAGCGTGTTGTATACGGAGTAACTTATTCGCTCTGCGGTCCACAGTGACGAGATGCTTGAGCGTGTTGTATATGGAGTAACTTATTCGCCCTGCGGTCCACAGTGACGAGATGCTTGAGTGTGTTGTATAAGGAGTAACTTATTCGCTCTGCAGTCCACAGTGACGAGATGCTTGAGTGTGTTGTATACGGAGTAATTTATTTACCCTGCGGTCCACAGTGACGAGATGCTTGAGTGTGTTGTATACGGAGTAACTTATTCGCCCTGCGGTCCACAGTGATGAGATGCTTGAGTGTGTTGTATACGGAGTAACTTATTCGCTCTGCGGTCCACAGTGACGAGATGCTTGAGTGTGTTGTATAAGGAGTAACTTATTCGCCCTGCGGTCCACAGTGACGAGATGCTTGAGCGTGTTGTATACGGAGTAACTTATTCGCCCTGCGGTCCACAGTGACGAGATGCTTGAGTGTGTTGTATAAGGAGTAACTTATTCGCCCTGCGGTCCACAGTGACGAGATGCTTGAGCGTGTTGTATAAGGAGTAACTTATTCGCCCTGCGGTCCACAGTGATGAGATGCTTGAGCGTGTTGTATACGGAGTAACTTATTCGCTCTGCGGTCCACAGTGACGAGATGCTTGAGTGTGTTGTATAAGGAGTAACTTATTCGCTCTGCAGTCCACAGTGACGAGATGCTTGAGTGTGTTGTATACGGAGTAATTTATTTACCCTGCGGTCCACAGTGACGAGATGCTTGAGTGTGTTGTATACGGAGTAACTTATTCGCTCTGCAGTCCACAGTGACGAGATGCTTGAGTGTGTTGTATAAGGAGTAATTTATTTGCCCTGCAGTCCACAGTGACGAGATGCTTGAGTGTGTTGTATACGGAGTAATTTATTTGCCCTGCAGTCCACAGTGACGAGATGCTTGAGTGTGTTGTATACGGAGTAATTTATTTGCCCTGCAGTCCACAGTGACGAGATGCTTGAGTGTGTTGTATACGGAGTAATTTATTTGCCCTGCAGTCCAGAGCAACAAAATGCTTGTGAGAAATTGCCCCCATTAAAATAGACACAAATGAAGACAGATCAGTCAGACATCAACCTAATAATGATCAAGGGACTCGCTATACATACCCAGAAGTAGATCGCTAAACACACAGGTTCAGTTTACTTGCGTTTTTTTATCCAAAATCAATGAACGGCAAATATGTGTGTGTTCCATCAGCGTATACACAGACTGCAATATGATCGAGGCATAAGTTCCGAGTCACACCACAAATGTTAAATCCACTGGAATCAACATACCTGGAGTGAAAGTCAGCCTGTACCCAACAGCAACGTCGTGCCAATCCTAAATACAACCTGGCTGCAAACAAATACACACTTAACGGTGCATAAAAATCAAAAGCAACATTAGCCAAACAGCTACATACCTCCCGCAAAGCTGCGTGCACACGCCCACAAATGACAATGAATGCATCATGCACATTCAGGTGGCGTAAACTACGTCTTAAATACACATGGAGCGGCAGCCGATAGGCTGTCACACCAGTCAATCAGGCGATAGTCAGGTTAAAAGGGGCGGTACCCAGACTTCCCCACTACATATAGTTTCCATACAGTGACACTAGACCAGTGTGCCATTTCACTCTCTGTAGATGGGGCTCATATAGACACCGAGCTGAGCACTTTAACTCTGAGGATTTTGCTGTATATCTTGAATGGTCATGGTCTTAGTTTAGTCTTGACTACACCTCTGAGTGATAGACTTGTGATAGTGATAGACTTTCACAGACGAGTGATAGACTTTCACAGACGAAGTTTAAGAAAGTCATGTaggagctgttttaactgaaaaatatcttaaaatattaGTCTCAAGATTCAGgcctgtaatgtttttttataaggCACTGTAGCGTCTGGAGTCTCTTTCCCCaggatcaaagatgagtcaGTTCTGATGTTTATGGTGGATAGCTTTTAGTCGCATATAAATCAGGGGCCCGATGCCAATGTGTCTGGGGAAGTTGACACTTTCGACGGAACTAGCTGAAGTAGAACATGCAACATCTTTGGAGGACTCTGACCACTTCcctgtgtgtatgtatgctcCCTATGTCATACCAACATAGTCATGATGTATGAACAatgtaagttcattttaaatgcttgtattcctgtgtaagaatgtatctctgctttaatatctcccagccataacgtgtttgatatctaaatattcctctctctttgtcttaaTCAACGATCCACAGAATAggattatgaaatgtatcattaatacgTTTAGCAAACTTGGGAGAAAAACTGTATAAACTCGACACCCTTTATGACACCTGATAAAACATGCAAAGTGGGTCGTAAACAGAGACAAAGAGAATCTTtcccgctcagaattcaccctctggattgggtaaactaacccagaAGAGGTGTGGgttaattgtcttaaaagacaAGTAGAAACATTTCTTTGAGTTCTTCTTTACTCGTCCTCAGACCTTCCCTATTGTCCTCTGAAGCCGGCTCACCCCCTGCCATGAGGTTTCGGCCCTCGGCTAAGAGGTGCAGTCACGTTGGTTGTTTCCTTTGAAGTCAGCGCGCTCCGCTACTCAGTCCTCGGACAAAGGCGGACAGCCACTGAGCATCATCTCAACGGTCAAGGAACTCCCACAACTTCGAAGGAGACTTTCCTCTCCTTTTGGCAACAATCACTCTCAAACTACCTTCAAACTTCCCGCGGATCGGAGACATAATGACTTGGAAGAACTGAGAGAGCGCGCTCCAGCTCCACAGAACACTCTGAGAGGACCCACACGCAGTCTTTTATACTCAACACAAAGCAACCCATGCAAGTATAAATCCCATCGaaatttagatgtgtttttTAAGTTAGTCTGCCAACGCCTTTCCAGAGCCAATATTTTGTTCGTACTTGTTTTATTTCAAAGTAtaatctttaaagtttaaatgagATCTAACCCAAAGTCGTATCTTCTTTTTCTACGACAACTGTATAACAACATCTGATGCCATATTGTAGGAATGATTTTCCTTAAATTAAACCTGAAGTATATTCTTGCTAAAATCATATGTTAAGCTAAAACTTTAGcttgttttaaattttaatatttcTACAATTATTCAAGCAGGTCTTGATTAATAACCATTAGCAATGGATGAACCCGTGCAATGAAACATGTTTGTCACAAATctgtatgtttttaaaaaataaaactagaaatatttaatttgttttaaatagattCCAATTATGAGGCAAGTCGAACGAGGACTTAGCATTGCTCTCATCAAGTTTTTAAGAGAATCTCCAGACAGGTCCCACAGTCATTAATGGCAGCTTCAGGCTTTAGGTGATGTGCTGATCTGAAGACCAGATGTTTCTCTTTGGTCAATGAAACTTGACTAAAGTCTGTCTTGAGTAAATATTTGACTCTAATGCTTTTGCAGGGTGTTAAAGacctaaagtaaaaaaaaagacctAAAAATAAGTTTGACTCAAGGATTTTAAGAAAAAGCAGTTTTACAACTAAATACAACTAAACTAGATTATTTTCTATTTCGACATTTAGAAAATCTAGAATAAGATCCgttaagaaaaaatattttctctgtGGTGTTGGAATAGGCCTATGTCTTTTCTTTAAGTATCATACCAGGCATGTTACAATCATGCAGTACAAGCATTCAGATGAAGCTTCTTATCAAACAAAGAAAATAAGATTTATTTGTGAGTATGTTTCAACATGAGTTATACAATATTTGTACGCTAGTATCACACTTGCCGTTTTTAATAGTCTTTAATATTGCCTTATGCATCCCAGTCGAGCTAAGTTATCAGTTGTTTCAGCAGTTTATTACCAATGTCTTTTTACTTAGTTTTCCTTTATTATTTTCGTCTCAATTAAATAGATATCGATTCAAGCTTATTGTCATCGTTTCTTCCCTATACAGATACAGTCCAAACATGTTCTTTGTAGGAATTATGTGGACACAACTCTGCGTAAATTCAAGAGGCCTAGAGGAAGAAAGCAGTGACATTGGATAAGAAAAAGTGTCCACTCTATTCTGATAtgcattccccccccccccccattgcCTATTCTTAGTCCTATGATCAAGATTACTGTTCACATTTTATTCGTCCGTCTGTAGATGTTTTTAGGCAAAGAGTCCTATCTAGTTGTTGTCAGTGCAAGTCTGTGCAAATCATTTTAAGCTTCTTTATTAAACGTAAGACCAaacttatttgttttcttttgacaAACCTGAAATTCCCTCTTTTCTCACTCTCTGATGTTAAATAATATATCATGTCTATACATTATAGTATGCAGTTTGTGAGATGGTCTGTGCCACACTGTTGTAATGCAggcacatttaaaaactgtaacGTTGCATGCCCTTGTGAAAACTCTAGACAAATTTCAAGCATAATCTTTATACAGGAATTATACGTACACCAGCggttcccaaacttttttacCTGCGCACCCCCTTCTTTGTCCCGAACGGGTTGGCACACCTCCAATACCACAGGCTCAGTAACAGAAAGCACGGTTATTTTCATCCGCATTAAAGACACATTTCAGCAACAGCTAGGGCTATTCAATGACTGTGGAGctagcatcatcatcatcataacacAGCGGTTATGGAAATTAGAATGACAGTACATTCAATTAAATTGCAATGAAGTTACAAACGATCCACAACATTAAATAGAATAAGGTCCGAGAtagatcaaataaataaacacgaGGATCAATCTGAAACTTTTCAAGTGCGACAATAAAATGTTGCACATCCTTGAGAGATTGAGGAACAGGAAACTCACACACTGCAGAGACATTGGATGGATCAGTCTTAACCCCTCCGGATATGAGATGTCTCAAGAATCTAAGGGATCTCTGAAAAAAGAAACAGCTAACACTTCAttgagatgttttttttttttcttttcctaaTTACACTTCCACATTCATGTTAATGTCCACAAGACATCAGTTTCCTTTCAATTCCTGGAGAACATACTGCATCAGCCTCTGGTTGAAATGAAATTGAAGCCTTTTAGAGATCTGCCAACAGTCTGGAAgactgctagcctgacaagcctgacccacatcaagatgtttggtctggaaactctccattgacggctcaatctgaggggcggataaacggctgtcagtcaaactccctctgcacgcgataggatagcgctacaccaaccagagcaacgacggtgaagcagagctcgctgacagattaaacattcaccgtatccggtcggctaaactctgaacacatcttcccttcttaagagtgacttcagtgccgctctttgttcatttctcagagaaaagcttaactccaagtcttccagagtcgtggtcaaagctgattcgaaagaccgccgccgttcgccagtttctgtgtttagtagaagcacgcaaacgcaactcggccgtcgtcattatggccccgcccaccgactatgCACGATGTGATTTgacccggcaagagttaggcgattacagctcagaagtgtattgagcaTTGCTAGACGACaccacagactgtaaaaaagatatagccgtagtgtccgtgacgtcacccataggattccgataagccgttctgaagcttaaagtaggggcgagctgggcgttgccatcttgtgagcgtgtcttcgcgtgtcactcccggataacagaaaatgggaaaaaaagcgggatgtgcgcggagctgaggtgacgcaatgcctaaagacggcagataaatggctatccacttgtaaccacgcccttaattatgcagaactttaaggcttcatataacgtaaatgaatgagttatataaaaaataaaaataaatcaccccctcacagttgtcatgaagatcaaaattagccgtataggcaaaaaacacaatttgtaccaggctgtaaacatgtttttttctgctgtaaagttgagaattttaacatggggctcaatgattctgctccttctggagcctgtccctagtggccagttgaggaattacagtttacattacttccgtattggcttcaagagagatatCGGCAGGTTGCCGCTtggacgacactcgcgggcagattagatttgctgccactagggtgcgtctagatttataGGCTATAAGACGGTTACAATCTCTAAAAGTTTTAAGTGTTTCTATGTTGTGTTGTAATTAGTGTTGTTAAAACTCAACAGCTGAGTTGAATCCTCTTTTggttttgtaaatattttgtaTTCATTCAATGTTTGCTTATGTGTTATAACTGTGTTTGTATTAAAGTACATTACAGTATTAATGAGctttcatttaattatttttggtTGTCAACTTACCTGGTTTAGTTTCTTTCTTTAGTGTCCCATTTCAGTCCCTTGAGTTTTGGGATTTATATTTTGTTAACATTGTAAAAGCTATTGTATTGATTGTGGCTTCATTTAATTTGTGttgtaatttatattattttgagTTAAATGTATGGCTTAAGACTATTAGGCTGAGCAATTAGTCTGTACATAATCGTTGTATTAacctgtctgtgtgtgtgtgtgtgtgtgtggtctgcGGTGTACACCGGGGTTCTTCTTTTGGTATGCGAGTGTGTCATGTAGATTAGATCACTTATTACTGAAGAGCTCCTTCTTTCTCAGAGTTGACGTTTAGTTTTTTTCCTCATCTGCTATATGAATAAACTTACCTTGCCTAGTTGTCGTTATAGCTATGTAACAGTTATGATTATAGTTATGGTTGTGAACAGCCCTGATGTGCAAATGAGAGTTGGACACTATCATGTACAGTTTCTTTCTTTAATGTCTGTTTAAAGTATCAAACATGTAAACACAAACAGAGTTCATGAGTTCGTGTCAATTGGCCGAGCGTCTCGGCTGTGGCTCCGTGACTCATCATCAGTCCTGATTGCGTTCATTCCGGCCCGTCTGCCTGCGTCTCTGCGCTTTCGTGCTTCTGCCCTGCCGGAGCTTGTTGTGGCTGGGTGGCAACTTCCTGTCGCTCTGGTGGTTCTTCCGCCTCATTTCCTGTTTGGACCTCCGTTTGTTCTTCTTCTGTTTCGTGAAGCTGTTGAGCGATGTCGTGAGACTCTGAATCCTGCAGAAACGCACGCACACAAAATAAATCTGAATCATCTGAAATGAATCATCTTTGCAGAATCATGTGAACTAAACTGAAGAACAAACACAGAAATCTTAAACAAGTGAATAAAAGTGATTTAATGCAGAAACGTGTGATGACGATTAACCGCCTGCACTCTCGCTGAACCGCCTGTGCTTGTGCAGAGTCGCCTGTGCTGAGTCGCCTGCACTCTCGCTGAGTCGCCTGTGCTGAGTCGCCTGCGCTCTCGCTGAGTCGCCTGTGCTGAGTCGCCTGCACTCTCGCTGAGTCGCCTGTGCTGAGTCGCCTGTGCTGAGTCGCCTGTGCCGAGTCGCCTGCGCTCTCGCTGAGTCACCTGTGCCAAGTCGCCTGTGCCGAGTCGCCTGTGCCGAGTCGCCTGCGCTCTCGCTGAGTCGCCTGTGCTGAGTCGCCTGCACTCTCGCTGAGTCGCCTGTGCTGAGTCGCCTGTGCCGAGTCGCCTGCGCTCTCGCTGAGTCACCTGTGCCAAGTCGCCTGTGCCGAGTCGCCTGCGCTCTCGCTGAGTCACCTGTGCCAAGTCGCCTGTGCCGAGTCGCCTGCGCTCTCGCTGAGTCACCTGTGCCAAGTCGCCTGTGCTGAGTCACCTGTGCCAAGTCGCCTGTGCCGAGTCGCCTGCGCTCTCGCTGAGTCGCCTGTGCTGAGTTGCCTGCGCTCTCGCTGAGTCGCCTGTGCCGATTCGCCTGCGCTCTCGCCTGCGCTGAACCACCTGCGCTCTCGCTGAGTCGCCTGTGCTGAGTCGCCTGCGCTGAGTCGCCTGCGCTCTCGCTGAGTCACCTGTGCTGAGTCGCCTGTGCTGACTCGCCTGTGCTGAGTCGCCTGTGCTGAGTCGCCTGCGCTGAGTCGCCTGCGCTGAGTCGCCTGCGCTGAGTCGCCTGTGCTCTCGCTGAGTCGCCTGTGCTGAGTCGCCTGCGCTCTCGCTGAGTCGCCTGCGCTGAGTCGCCTGCGCTCTCACTGAGTCGCCTGCGCTGAGTCGCCTGTGCTGAGTCGCTCTCGCGCCCTCGCTGAGTCGCCTGCGCTGAGTCGCCTGCGCTGAGTCGCTCTTGCGCCCTCGCTGAGTCGCCTGCGCTGAGTCGCTCTTGCGCCCTCGCTGAGTCGCCTGCGCTGAGTCGCCTGCGCTGAGTCGCCTGCGCTGAGTCGCTCTCGCTGAGTCGCCTGTGCTGAGTCGCTCTCGCGCCTGCGCTGAGTCGCCTGCGCTGAGTCGCCTGCGCTCTCGCTGAGTCGTCTGTGCTGAGTCGCTCTCGCGCCCTCGCTGAGTCGCCTGCGCTGAGTCGCCTGCGCTGAGTCGCCTGCGCTCTCGCTGAGTCGCCTGCGCTGAGTCGCTCTCGCGCCCTCGCTGAGTCGCCTGCACTGAGTCGCTCTCGCGGAGTCGCCTGCGCCGAGTCGCTCTCGCGCCCTCGCAGTCGCCTGCGCCGAGCCGCCTGCGCTCTCGCGCCGAGCCGCCTGCGCCGAGCCCAGTCGCCTGCGCTCTCGCCCAGTCGCCTGCGCTCTCACGCTCTTGCTGAGTCGCCTGCGCTCTCGCGCTCTTGATGAGTCGCCTGCGCTCTCGCGCTCTTGCTGAGTCGCCTGCGCTCTTGCTGAGTCGCCTGCGCTCTTGCTGAGTCGCCTGCGCTCTTGCTGAGTCGCCTGCGCTCTTGCTGAGTCGCCTGCGCTCTTGCTGAGTCGCCTGCGCTCTTGCTGAGTCGCCTGCGCTCTTGCTGAGTCGCCTGCGCTCTTGCTGAGTCGCCTGCGCTCTCGTGCTCTTGCTGAGTCGCCTGCGCTCTCGTGCTCTTGCTGAGTCGCCTGCGCTCTCGCGCTCTTGCTGAGTCGCCTGCGCTCTCGCGCTCTTGCTGAGTCGCCTGCGCTCTTGCTGAGTCGCCTGCGCTCTCGCGCTCTTGCTGAGTCGCCTGCACTCTTGCTGAGTCGCCTGCGCTCTCGCGCTCTTGCTGAGTCGCCTGCACTCTTGCTGAGTCGCCTGCGCTCTCGTGCTCTTGCTGAGTCGCCTGCGCTCTCGTGCTCTTGCTGAGTCGCCTGCGCTCTCGCGCTCTTGCTGAGTCGCCTGCGCTCTCGCGCTCTTGCTGAGTCGCCTGCGCTCTCGCGCTCTTGCTGAGTCGCCTGCGCTCTTGCTGAGTCGCCTGCGCTCTCGCGCTCTTGCTGAGTCGCCTGCACTCTTGCTGAGTCGCCTGCGCTCTCGCGCTCTTGCTGAGTCGCCTGCACTCTTGCTGAGTCGCCTGCGCTCTCGTGCTCTTGCTGAGTCGCCTGCGCTGAGTCGCCCGCGCTCTCGCTGAGTCGCCCGCGCTCTCGCTGAGTCGCCCGCGCTCTCGCTGAGTCGCCCGCGCTCTCGCTGAGTCGCCCGCGCTCTCGCTGAGTCGCCCGCGCTCTCGCTGAGTCGCCCGCGCTCTCGCTGAGTCGCCCGCGCTCTCGCTGAGTCGCCCGCGCTCTCGCTGAGTCGCCCGCGCTCTCGCTGAGTCGCCCGCGCTCTCGCTGAGTCGCCCGCGCTCTCGCTGAGTCGCCCGCGCTCTCGCTGAGTCGCCCGCGCTCTCGCTGAGTCGCCCGCGCTCTCGCTGAGTCGCCCGCGCTCTCGCTGAGTCGCCCGCGCTCTCGCTGAGTCGCCCGCGCTCTCGCTGAGTCGCCCGCGCTCTCGCTGAGTCGCCCGCGCTCTCGCTGAGTCGCCCGCGCTCTCGCTGAGTCGCCCGCGCTCTCGCTGAGTCGCCCGCGCTCTCGCTGAGTCGCCTGCGCTCTCGCTGAGTCGCCTGCGCTCTCGCTGAGTCGCCTGCGCTCTCGCTGAGTCGCCTGCGCTCTCGCGCTCTTGCTGAGTCGCCTGCGCTCTCGCGCTCTTGCTGAGTCGCCTGTGCTCTCGCCGAGTCACCTGCGCTCTCGCCGAGTCGCCTGCGCTCTCGCCGAGACTTTATATAGATAAATATGACTGGAACATGAACacagatgaataaataatatGTACTTCTTGGACAGGAGCGGGTTTCCAGCAATCTTGGGAAGGGCTTTTGTCTCCTCTTCTTTCTGCTCATCTCTCTGTgaagcgacacacacacacacacacacacagtgttacCTAACCGAACATCGTTCACACACTCATGAAGAGCCAGTCAGTGCCGCTCACCTGCTGCGGTTCCAGTAATCTGTCTGCTGATAGGTCGAGGTCGCTGATGGTTGTCACGGTGACGGTGTGGTTGGGATGATCGTACTGAACACTCTCTGTTGTGGCAGTGATCGCGTCCTCCAGCTCGTCCGCTTCttctaaaaacacacacacacgtacgtcACAtgatgctgacccctgacctcCGTGAGTCATTAAGACTTGACATGAAAAAACTCATAAGGCACTCAATTTTCACCATCTTggattttttgaaaaacctacttttgtgaaCTAGTGCTAGGTTTTTGAcccgatcagaaccaaaccagtgaaaaactggaaaaagtgaagcgctgtgaatactttcagGATGCACAATGTTTGTATAGaaaaacagtagcctaatacatttaatatgcaCATATGCTTTAGCTTACAAAAATACTGTAATTATATGCCATTAGGCTACT encodes:
- the nol12 gene encoding nucleolar protein 12; the protein is MAKNGKFNQKSKSRSGAKQKQRKCVLMFDDEDRQDFLTGFHKRKVERRKAALEEMKNKLKEEQKRIREERHREYLKMLQERREALEEADELEDAITATTESVQYDHPNHTVTVTTISDLDLSADRLLEPQQRDEQKEEETKALPKIAGNPLLSKKIQSLTTSLNSFTKQKKNKRRSKQEMRRKNHQSDRKLPPSHNKLRQGRSTKAQRRRQTGRNERNQD